From one Rosa rugosa chromosome 4, drRosRugo1.1, whole genome shotgun sequence genomic stretch:
- the LOC133744911 gene encoding COP1-interactive protein 1-like: protein MIKHRWRELAKSFGDHVDPDKTEQLKRTKSDIENNVTRIFKLIKSEDLGKKDGNRRDSKNESELVGLIENFYQQYQSLYALYDHLIGESGRIVRRRKVRTGSSPLSPSSSGSDSEYFSSDEIDNNNVKPENHEHQKMADSGNHDLKTENLGLKQLTLPRSSSEGKDAINTEYLAALKKVHADITNEDRRNEVDERVKELSALVEAHEHHGTQSSARVKELEAQLAGFKTDLESLCSQKRDLEAWKEDRVAEAKQLGDKNIGLHARILELELVLKEKNDEISDLMKKLENESSSTPKVAYLMAQTSNLQLEVESLHAQKGEMEERMATVKTESSDQVEELTDKINAMKQELETLRWERAETGVQLDRKNKEISQELHQIETLKEELKRKDVAEKKISEERQRFLKQVKDMELEVDSLRSHKKNLEKQKRSKMHEADKLRRESEGLRAKIVNLEKTLSQRGEEVSALRKECEDGKNEASTQLMTLTTEVSSLKQELDSVKLQKIQLELQCEKENKEWSKRLTEMENETEKKMLEERQRFLDQIKDMEKEVDSLCSQKINLKNQITSKIHDTDMLQRENGGLNARIFELEKTLTERGDEVEALRRECEDGHKEAANKLMALTTQVSDLKQELDTLTKKSQLELQSETENKEYKERQTEMEGKIADQQRVIKEQEDTIKKITKEYKNAKMWFPESKLNLQLAERKMEELAKKHRIQFEDNVRLLYQRIRVAEHIHNDTKESYWRMKEEYEKETREIREKLEFYENPLKKMKEVSETARRTLNRLDRVACRFDKEHSNFLNNISRMSDEVQVAKSWVTGATNEIKRLKRHADCLAAQLDEKEEQESLLREKVWKLEATASKEAGEKLNLMKNFSQLEKQVAKMEKTIKEKDEDLLSLGEEKREVIRQLCILIDHHRIRYDDLKEVITKRPGRSSTTWSRRWIYAHLDSHLRGKFGNSMMTKHRFRESIKSLFGSHIDAEKDEQLKGTKIDMEDKVNRILKLLKDEDLEEKDSNPVENSKKEPLAELIQDFHKQYQSLYAEYDHLTGVLKKKMRGKQDKDSSSSSSSESDSEYSSNDKKSKNGLLESDYQNIADVKQELESAHLEVADLKRKLTATIEEKEALNLEYATALSKIEETEKISKDLKTEAERLDVEKLKLLAENSELDQKLETGGKKEAELSRKVEDLERERDNLIKEKETSLRRIEDGENISADLRSLVDHMKDEKVILEQQLESLRGDISNMKHELESSEQQVSDLSKAKEEETLKVLEFSSEIQQAQNVIQELTDEASQLKEKLNQKEQDLESLQGQKRDLEVKFESKEKQLAEENAGLQAQISELESMSKEREVELSALTKKFEETNNEHSQVREQLGQREMEYSTLSERHKLHENETLAQIKGLEEKVTELKSDLEFLQGEKRDVEVKFESKEKQLAEENAGLQAQISELESMSKEREAELFALTKKLEETNNEHSQVQEQLGQREMEYSTLSEKHTLHENETLVQIKGLEEKVSELKSALESLQGEKRDIEVKFESKEKQLAEENAGLQAQISELESMSKEREAELSALTKKLEETNNEHSQVREQLGQREMEYSTLSEKHTLHENETLAQIKGLEEKVSELKSALESLQGEKRDIEVKFESKEKQLAEENAGLQAQISELESMSKEREAELSALTKKLEETNNEHSQVREQLGQREMEYSTLFEKHTLHENKTLAQIKGLEEKVSELKSALESLQGKKRDIEVKFESKEKQLAEENAGLQAQISELESMSKEREAELSALTKKLEETNNEHSQVREQLGQREMEYSTLSEKHTLHENETLAQIKGLEEKVTELKSDLEFLQGEKRDVEVKFESKEKQLAEENAGLQAQISELESMSKEREAELSALTKKLQDSNDESSSTIADLTAQINNLLVDLSSVRREKVELEENMASKSDEASTQVKGLMEQVNVLQQQLESLHSQKAELQVQLENKTQEISEYLIQVQILNEEIANKTTDHQKILEEKEILIAEMKDLKLKVESMQNQKNELEEDIRTKILEHDQLRAEMLELKDQFSVFEKTIAQRELEFSSLQEKHESGQNEASAQVVALVAQVNGLQEELESLQTQNKQMELQFEREKQELLESLTQLQTDKIELTSKITDLQRMLNEQEDLYTKLNEEHKQLEGKCQDYEVSIESKDQIIADLEQMSEDLKRDLEEKGDELSSLVEKSRNTEVKLRLSNQKLRVTEQVLAEKEHNFRVAELKFQEEQRVLEDRIAALSGIISANNEAYQRNINCISDNVNSSLTALESVIKKFVDDYAKYEKCIAETSEQLQTAKKWVAETNDEREKLKREVGALSKQLQDKKAEALVFRERVEKLETEASKEQVEKGGLIKAVNQLEKKVEELKQIVEEKNKGILGLGEEKREAIRQLCIWIEYHQSRYDHLKEVLLKMAPRGQRRRV, encoded by the exons ATGATTAAGCATCGCTGGAGGGAGCTAGCAAAGTCCTTTGGGGATCATGTTGATCCTGATAAAACTGAACAGTTGAAGAGGACTAAATCAG ATATTGAAAATAATGTGACAAGGATCTTCAAGCTTATAAAAAGTGAAGACCTCGGAAAGAAAGATGGGAACCGAAGAGATTCAAAGAATGAGAGTGAACTTGTTGGACTCATTGAGAATTTCTACCAACAGTACCAGTCACTCTATGCATTGTATGATCATCTAATAGGAGAGTCGGGAAGAATAGTTCGGAGAAGAAAAGTGAGAACAGGCTCTTCTCCCTTGTCTCCCTCCAGCTCCGGCTCAGACTCTGAGTATTTTTCCTCAGACGAAATTGACAATAATAATGTCAAGCCGGAAAATCATGAGCATCAGAAGATGGCAGACAGCGGGAATCATGACCTTAAAACCGAGAATTTGGGTCTGAAGCAACTAACGTTGCCTAGGAGTTCTAGTGAAGGAAAGGACGCAATAAATACAGAATATTTGGCAGCACTGAAAAAAGTACATGCAGATATTACAAATGAAGATCGCAGGAATGAAGTGGATGAAAGAGTAAAGGAACTTTCAGCTCTTGTTGAGGCTCATGAACATCACGGGACTCAATCATCAGCTAGGGTGAAAGAGTTAGAGGCTCAGTTAGCTGGCTTCAAAACTGATTTGGAGTCATTGTGCAGCCAGAAAAGAGATTTGGAAGCATGGAAAGAAGACAGAGTTGCTGAAGCTAAACAGCTAGGAGATAAAAACATAGGTCTCCATGCCCGGATTTTGGAACTCGAGTtagttttaaaagaaaaaaatgatgaAATATCTGATCTCATGAAGAAACTCGAAAATGAGAGTAGTTCAACACCGAAAGTTGCATATTTGATGGCACAGACAAGCAATCTGCAACTGGAAGTTGAGTCATTGCACGCTCAAAAAGGGGAAATGGAAGAAAGGATGGCTACTGTGAAAACTGAATCATCGGATCAAGTTGAGGAACTCACAGATAAGATCAATGCAATGAAGCAGGAATTAGAGACCCTGCGCTGGGAGAGAGCCGAAACAGGAGTGCAACTAGAtaggaagaacaaagaaatctcccAAGAACTGCACCAGATAGAAACTTTGAAGGAGGAACTGAAAAGAAAAGATGTAGCTGAAAAGAAAATATCGGAAGAAAGACAACGTTTTCTTAAGCAGGTGAAGGATATGGAATTAGAAGTGGACTCTCTACGCAGCCACAAAAAGAATCtggaaaagcaaaaaagaagtAAAATGCATGAGGCGGATAAGCTGAGAAGGGAAAGTGAGGGTCTGCGTGCGAAGATAGTCAACTTGGAGAAAACTTTGTCCCAGAGAGGGGAGGAGGTTTCTGCTCTTCGTAAAGAATGCGAGGATGGAAAGAATGAAGCTTCTACTCAACTTATGACTTTGACGACAGAAGTCAGCAGTTTGAAACAGGAGTTGGATTCCGTAAAGCTCCAGAAGATCCAGCTAGAATTGCAGTGTGAGAAAGAGAACAAGGAATGGTCGAAAAGACTAACTGAGATGGAAAATGAAACCGAAAAGAAAATGCTGGAAGAAAGACAGCGGTTTCTTGATCAGATAAAGGACATGGAAAAGGAAGTGGACTCTCTATGCAGCCAAAAGATCAATTTGAAAAATCAGATAACAAGTAAAATCCATGACACTGATATGCTGCAGCGTGAAAATGGGGGTCTAAATGCTAGAATTTTTGAGTTGGAGAAGACATTGACCGAGAGAGGGGATGAGGTTGAAGCTCTTCGTAGAGAATGCGAGGATGGACACAAGGAAGCTGCTAATAAACTTATGGCCTTAACAACACAGGTAAGCGATTTGAAACAGGAGTTGGATACCTTGACCAAGAAAAGCCAGTTGGAGTTACAGAGTGAGACAGAGAACAAAGAATATAAGGAAAGACAGACCGAGATGGAAGGAAAGATTGCTGATCAGCAGAGAGTTATTAAGGAACAGGAAGATACTATCAAGAAGATCACTAAGGAGTATAAAAACGCTAAAATGTGGTTTCCTGAATCCAAGCTAAATCTGCAGCTTGCCGAAAGAAAGATGGAAGAATTGGCAAAAAAGCACCGCATACAGTTTGAAGACAATGTCCGGCTCTTATACCAGAGAATCCGGGTGGCAGAACATATACACAATGACACAAAAGAGAGCTACTGGAGAATGAAAGAGGAGTATGAGAAAGAAACTAGAGAGATCAGAGAAAAGCTTGAATTTTACGAAAATCCACTCAAAAAGATGAAGGAGGTATCCGAGACAGCAAGGAGAACTCTGAACCGATTGGATAGGGTGGCATGTAGGTTTGATAAGGAGCACAGCAACTTTTTGAACAACATATCCAGAATGTCTGATGAGGTTCAGGTTGCAAAAAGTTGGGTTACCGGGGCAACCAACGAGATCAAACGGCTGAAGCGTCATGCCGATTGCTTGGCTGCTCAGCTGGATGAAAAGGAAGAACAGGAGAGTTTGTTAAGGGAGAAAGTTTGGAAGTTAGAGGCAACGGCAAGCAAGGAAGCCGGAGAGAAGCTGAACTTAATGAAAAACTTTAGCCAACTCGAGAAGCAGGTAGCGAAAATGGAGAAGACAATAAAGGAGAAGGATGAAGACTTGTTGAGTCTTGGTGAGGAGAAGAGGGAGGTCATAAGGCAGCTATGTATCTTAATTGACCATCACCGAATCCGCTATGATGATCTTAAGGAAGTGATAACAAAGAGGCCTGGTAGATCCAGTACT ACTTGGAGCAGGAGATGGATATACGCTCACCTTGACTCACATCTAAGAGGGAAGTTCGGTAATAGCATGATGACAAAACACCGCTTTCGGGAGTCTATTAAGTCCTTGTTTGGAAGTCACATCGATGCAGAGAAGGATGAACAGCTCAAAGGGACTAAAATAG ATATGGAGGACAAAGTGAATAGAATATTGAAGCTTCTAAAAGATGAAGATCTTGAAGAAAAAGATTCCAACCCGGTGGAGAACTCCAAAAAGGAACCTCTTGCAGAGCTAATTCAGGATTTCCACAAACAATACCAATCCCTCTATGCAGAATATGATCATCTAACAGGAGTGCTAAAGAAAAAAATGCGTGGCAAGCAAGATAAGGATAGCAGTTCTTCATCGAGCTCAGAGTCTGATTCAGAATATTCTTCAAATGACAAGAAAAGTAAGAATGGACTACTGGAAAGTGACTATCAGAATATAGCTGATGTTAAGCAAGAACTCGAATCAGCACATCTAGAAGTTGCTGACCTGAAGAGGAAACTGACGGCTACAATTGAAGAAAAAGAGGCGTTAAACTTGGAATATGCGACGGCTTTGAGCAAGATAGAAGAAACAGAGAAGATTTCCAAAGATTTGAAGACTGAAGCTGAAAGATTAGATGTTGAAAAACTGAAACTTTTGGCTGAGAATAGTGAACTAGATCAAAAACTTGAGACTGGTGGAAAGAAAGAAGCTGAACTGAGTCGAAAAGTGGAAGatttggaaagagagagagataatctGATTAAGGAGAAAGAGACTAGTctgagaaggattgaagatggAGAAAATATTTCAGCAGACTTGAGAAGTTTGGTTGATCACATGAAAGATGAAAAAGTAATCCTCGAGCAACAACTAGAATCTCTTAGAGGGGACATCTCAAATATGAAGCATGAGCTGGAATCTTCAGAGCAGCAAGTGTCAGATTTAAGCAAAGCTAAGGAGGAAGAAACCTTGAAAGTTTTGGAGTTCTCAAGTGAGATTCAGCAGGCACAGAATGTGATACAAGAACTCACAGATGAAGCTAGTCAGCTTAAGGAAAAACTCAATCAGAAGGAGCAGGACCTTGAATCTTTGCAAGGTCAGAAAAGAGATTTGGAAGTGAAGTTTGAGAGCAAAGAAAAGCAACTGGCAGAGGAGAATGCAGGTTTACAAGCTCAAATTTCAGAACTCGAATCAATGTCTAAAGAGAGAGAAGTTGAACTTTCTGCTCTCACGAAGAAATTTGAGGAGACCAATAATGAACATAGTCAGGTACGGGAGCAATTAGGTCAGAGGGAAATGGAGTATTCAACTCTGTCTGAGAGGCACAAGCTGCATGAGAACGAAACATTGGCGCAGATAAAGGGGTTGGAGGAAAAAGTGACAGAGCTGAAATCTGACCTCGAATTTTTGCAAGGCGAGAAAAGAGATGTGGAAGTGAAGTTTGAAAGCAAAGAAAAGCAACTTGCAGAGGAGAATGCAGGTTTACAAGCTCAAATTTCAGAACTCGAATCAATGtcaaaagagagagaagctGAACTTTTTGCTCTCACAAAGAAACTTGAGGAGACCAATAATGAACATAGTCAGGTACAGGAGCAATTAGGTCAGAGGGAAATGGAGTATTCAACTCTGTCTGAGAAGCATACGCTGCATGAGAACGAAACATTGGTGCAAATAAAGGGATTGGAGGAAAAAGTGTCAGAGCTGAAATCGGCCCTCGAGTCATTGCAAGGCGAGAAAAGAGATATTGAAGTGAAGTTTGAAAGCAAAGAAAAGCAACTGGCAGAGGAGAATGCAGGCTTACAAGCTCAAATTTCAGAACTCGAATCAATGtcaaaagagagagaagctGAACTTTCTGCTCTCACAAAGAAACTTGAGGAGACCAATAATGAACATAGTCAGGTACGGGAGCAATTAGGTCAGAGGGAAATGGAGTATTCAACTCTGTCTGAGAAGCATACGCTGCATGAGAACGAAACATTGGCGCAAATAAAGGGATTGGAGGAAAAAGTGTCAGAGCTGAAATCGGCCCTCGAGTCATTGCAAGGCGAGAAAAGAGATATTGAAGTGAAGTTTGAAAGCAAAGAAAAGCAACTGGCAGAGGAGAATGCAGGCTTACAAGCTCAAATTTCAGAACTCGAATCAATGtcaaaagagagagaagctGAACTTTCTGCTCTGACAAAGAAACTTGAGGAGACCAATAATGAACATAGTCAGGTACGGGAGCAATTAGGTCAGAGGGAAATGGAGTATTCAACTCTGTTTGAGAAGCATACACTGCATGAGAACAAAACTTTGGCGCAAATAAAGGGATTGGAGGAAAAAGTGTCAGAGCTGAAATCGGCCCTCGAGTCTTTGCAAGGCAAGAAAAGAGATATTGAAGTGAAGTTTGAAAGCAAAGAAAAGCAACTGGCGGAGGAGAATGCAGGTTTACAAGCTCAAATTTCAGAACTCGAATCAATGtcaaaagagagagaagctGAACTTTCTGCTCTCACAAAGAAACTTGAGGAAACCAATAATGAACATAGTCAGGTACGGGAGCAATTAGGTCAGAGGGAAATGGAGTATTCAACTCTGTCTGAGAAGCATACGCTGCATGAGAACGAAACATTGGCGCAAATAAAGGGATTGGAGGAAAAAGTGACAGAGCTGAAATCTGACCTCGAATTTTTGCAAGGGGAGAAAAGAGATGTGGAAGTGAAGTTTGAAAGCAAAGAAAAGCAACTGGCAGAGGAGAATGCAGGTTTACAAGCTCAAATTTCAGAACTCGAATCAATGtcaaaagagagagaagctGAACTTTCTGCTCTGACAAAGAAACTTCAGGATAGCAATGATGAATCATCGTCTACTATAGCAGATTTGACAGCACAGATCAACAATCTGCTAGTAGACTTAAGTTCTGTGCGCCGTGAGAAAGTTGAATTGGAGGAAAATATGGCATCTAAAAGTGATGAAGCATCGACTCAGGTCAAGGGCTTAATGGAACAGGTAAATGTATTGCAGCAGCAATTGGAGTCCCTACACAGCCAGAAAGCTGAATTGCAAGTGCAGCTTGAGAATAAAACTCAAGAAATTTCAGAGTACTTGATCCAGGTACAAATTCTGAATGAAGAGATAGCAAACAAGACGACGGATCATCAGAAGATTCTGGAAGAGAAAGAGATTTTGATAGCAGAAATGAAAGATCTCAAGCTAAAAGTGGAATCCATGCAGAATCAGAAGAATGAGCTTGAAGAGGATATCAGAACGAAAATCCTAGAGCATGATCAGTTGAGAGCAGAAATGTTGGAGCTAAAGGATCAATTTTCTGTATTTGAGAAGACAATAGCACAAAGAGAACTAGAATTCTCCTCTCTCCAAGAGAAACATGAAAGTGGACAGAACGAAGCCTCTGCTCAAGTAGTGGCCCTTGTGGCACAGGTTAATGGTCTACAAGAAGAGTTGGAGTCATTGCAAACCCAGAATAAGCAAATGGAGTTGCAGTTTGAGAGGGAAAAACAAGAACTTCTAGAGAGCTTGACACAGTTGCAAACTGATAAGATCGAGTTAACGAGCAAGATCACTGATCTTCAGAGAATGCTTAACGAACAGGAGGATTTATACACCAAGTTAAATGAGGAACATAAACAGCTTGAAGGTAAGTGTCAGGACTACGAGGTTAGCATTGAATCCAAAGATCAGATAATAGCTGATTTGGAACAAATGTCTGAAGACCTGAAAAGAGACCTTGAAGAAAAAGGTGATGAACTCAGTTCTTTGGTAGAGAAATCTCGCAATACTGAAGTTAAGCTCCGTCTGTCAAACCAGAAGCTCCGGGTTACAGAGCAAGTACTGGCCGAGAAGGAACACAACTTCAGAGTTGCTGAGCTGAAATTCCAAGAAGAACAAAGAGTGCTCGAAGACAGGATTGCTGCATTGTCTGGTATAATCTCTGCAAACAATGAAGCTTATCAGAGAAACATCAACTGTATTTCAGACAATGTGAACAGTTCTTTGACTGCACTGGAATCTGTGATTAAGAAATTTGTGGATGACTATGCGAAGTATGAGAAGTGTATTGCTGAAACGTCGGAGCAGCTTCAGACTGCTAAGAAATGGGTTGCGGAAACAAAtgatgagagagagaagttGAAGAGGGAGGTGGGGGCCCTAAGCAAACAACTGCAAGATAAAAAAGCGGAAGCATTGGTGTTTAGAGAGAGGGTTGAGAAGTTGGAGACAGAGGCGAGCAAGGAACAAGTGGAGAAGGGGGGCCTGATCAAAGCTGTGAATCAGCTTGAAAAGAAGGTAGAGGAGTTGAAGCAGATTGTGGAAGAGAAGAACAAGGGCATATTGGGTCTGGGAGAGGAGAAGCGGGAAGCCATAAGGCAGCTGTGCATATGGATCGAGTATCATCAGAGTCGCTATGATCATCTCAAGGAGGTGCTTTTAAAGATGGCTCCAAGAGGCCAGAGGAGGAGGGTCTAG
- the LOC133742533 gene encoding mitochondrial adenine nucleotide transporter ADNT1-like → MSSEDVAGKRTSETAVSTIVNLAEEAKLASEGVKAPSHAALLSIAKSLVAGGVAGGVSRTAVAPLERLKILLQVQNPHSIKYNGTVQGLKYIWRTEGLRGLFKGNGTNCARIVPNSAVKFFSYEEASKGILWFYRQQTGNENAQLTPLLRLGAGACAGIIAMSATYPMDMVRGRLTVQTENSPRHYRGIFHALSTVFREEGPRALYKGWLPSVIGVIPYVGLNFAVYESLKDWLIKTRPFGLVQDTELSITTKLACGAAAGTVGQTVAYPLDVVRRRMQMVGWKNAASVVTGDGKSKAALEYTGMVDTFRKTVRHEGFGALYKGLVPNSVKVVPSIAIAFVTYEVVKDVLGVEMRISD, encoded by the exons ATGTCGTCGGAAGACGTGGCCGGAAAGAGGACGAGCGAGACGGCGGTATCGACGATTGTGAACCTGGCGGAGGAGGCGAAGCTCGCCAGCGAAGGAGTCAAGGCGCCTAGCCACGCCGCGCTCCTTAGCATCGCTAAGTCTCTCGTCGCCGGAGGAGTCGCCGGAGGAGT GTCAAGAACTGCTGTTGCTCCCTTGGAAAGACTGAAAATTTTGCTCCAG GTTCAAAATCCTCATAGTATTAAATACAATGGGACAGTTCAGGGCTTGAAGTATATATGGAGAACTGAGGGTCTCAGAGGCTTGTTTAAGGGCAATGGAACTAATTGTGCTCGCATAGTCCCAAATTCAGCAGTCAAGTTCTTTAGCTATGAAGAAGCATCTAA GGGTATCCTATGGTTTTATCGACAGCAAACTGGAAATG AAAATGCTCAACTCACACCTCTTTTGCGCCTCGGAGCTGGTGCATGTGCTGGAATTATTGCGATGTCAGCAACTTACCCGATGGACATGGTACGAGGGCGTCTAACTGTGCAG ACGGAAAACTCTCCTCGGCATTATAGGGGAATATTTCATGCTCTTTCAACTGTCTTTCGGGAAGAGGGACCTAGGGCTCTGTACAAAGGCTGGCTACCTTCTGTCATTGGAGTT ATACCATATGTTGGTCTCAATTTTGCCGTTTATGAATCTCTGAAAGATTGGTTGATCAAAACTAGACCTTTCGGACTAGTTCAAGACACTGAGTTGAGTATAACTACAAAGCTTGCATGTGGGGCTGCAGCTGGAACTGTTGGCCAGACGGTTGCTTACCCTCTTGATGTTGTTCGGCGAAGAATGCAGATGGTAGGCTGGAAGAATGCCGCTTCGGTTGTCACTGGGGATGGGAAGAGCAAAGCAGCCCTTGAATATACTGGTATGGTAGATACATTCAGGAAAACAGTTCGTCATGAGGGGTTTGGGGCACTGTACAAGGGTTTGGTCCCCAATTCTGTTAAG GTGGTGCCTTCCATAGCAATTGCCTTTGTCACATATGAGGTAGTGAAGGATGTTCTTGGAGTTGAGATGAGGATATCTGACTAA